From the Rhizomicrobium palustre genome, the window GTGAGGAGGGGCGCGTGTCCGCCCAGGCACCGGTAGCAAATTCCGAGACGGATTCCGTTGTGGCCCGCGCCAAAGCGGACCGGCGGCGCTTTAGGCGCGTGCGGGTGGATTTGCCGGGAAAACTCTTCATTCCGGCGACTGCCCAGGAATATTCCTGCACCGTGGTTGACCTTTCCCCGGGCGGGGCCAGCATCGCCTGCGACGTCGAGCTGATGGCCGACACCCAGATCGTGCTCTACGCCAATACCTTCGGCCGCTTCGAGGGGCTGGTGGTGCGCAAGGACGGGCCGCGTTTCGGGGTGCGGTTTCTCTCCACCGCCTTGAAGCGGGAGCGCACTGCCGAGCAGCTCACGCTCTATATGAACCGCTCGCTCCTGGCCGAGGCGGATTTGCGCCGTGACGACCGCACCCCGACCAAGGGGCTGACCCGGTTCGTCCGTCATGACGGCCAGATTGTATCCTGCGAAGTGCTCGACCTTTCCATGAGCGGGATTTCGGTGAAGACCGACGCCCGCCCCGCCGTGGGCGAGTTCATTCTGATCGGTCAGCTTGCCGGTCGGGTGGCGCGCCATCATGAGAACGGCATCGGCATCGAATTCGTCGGCACCGCCAACAACAGCGCAGAACGGCTGCGCGACAAGATCGCGATCGCCCGTTAAAGCGCGAGGCCCAACTCCGCTCGTTTCTTCTTGGAGAGCCCGGCCGCGATCAGGCCATGCGCGCGGGTGAGATAGGCCTTCAGCTCCTTAGCCCCCATGAGGTCCAGCTTGTCGAGCTGTATCCAGTGCGATTTGGCCAGATAGGGCGCAGGCGCGATGCCATCTTGCTGCGTCAGGATATGAAAGCTGTCATCGCTGACCTTGAAGGCGAGCGTTTGCGGGCGTTCTTCCATCGGCGAAAGCAGGGCAAACATTTTGCCGCCAACCTTGAACACATGCACGCCGCCCCATTGCACCACCGAACTCGTGGCCGGCAAGGAAAGGCAGAAGCGTTCGATCTCGGCATAACGCATGGCGTCACTCCGCCAGGGGCGGCAGGCCGAGCGCGGCGCGTGCCTTCTGGCGGTGCTCGGAACGGATATGGCGTGCGACCAGTGCAATCACGCCCGCCAGCACGGCGGCGTCGTCGGTATAGCCGAGCCCGGCGATGAAATCGGGAATGGCGTCGAAAGGGACTACGAAATAGGCGAGCGCCGCCAAGAGCATGCCGCGTACCCGCGAAGGCGTTTCGGGGTCGAAGGCACAGTAATAGGCTGCGGCCAGATCTTCAGCGAAGGGAATATGCCCGGCGACTTTGAGCAGCTTCTTCCAGAAGCCGGTTGTAACGGTTTTCTCGTTTGCGGAGAGCGCGTTTGCCATGGCCCATTCTCGGCAAGGCTGCGCGCCAGCGCAACTGACAAAAAAGAAGGGGCGCCCGGATTTGAGCGCCCCTTACAGAAGATGTTTCTGGCTTTAGCGCGCGGCCAGCTCGTGAATCTGGCTTCCGGCCAAAGTCAGCCGTGCCACAGTCGCTTCGCCCGCCGAATCCAGCGCGGCGAGGAAGGATGTTGCCCGTGCCAAGGCCTCGCTATGGGTTTCAGCCCAGCGTGCCACGGCTTCCACGCCTGCCGCACGTCCTTTGCCTTCGGTCATGCCTTTGAGGGCTGCCGCGGCGAGGGCCCGTTGTCCGGCGAAGAGATCGTCGACAATGCGGCGGATGGCGAGGCGATCCCAATGTTCCCCACCGGTCAGGCGGCTCGCCTTGCCGCGCAGCTTGTCGAGGCCGACCGTCTTGCCGATGGCGAAATAAGCCCCCGCCACCAGATCGAGATCGAGCCCTTGCGCATTCGCAAGCACGGCGATCTCCGGCAAGCCCGCGATGATCGAGAGCACGGCCGCATCCTCAGCCACATCATGCGGCGCGCCGCCTGCTTCAAGCTCGGCGATACGCGCTTGCGTGTCCTCGGCCTCATAGGGTGAAACCAAGGTCGAGAAGGTGCCCCGCAGGTTTTCCGCGGCCCCACGATAAAGCGTCACCGCTTCGGCCAGATCGGCGCTCGGCGCAAGATTGGTGATGAACCACAGGCCCAAGCGGCGCAGAAGTTCGGTGATGGCGACATACATGCTGGTCTGCAGCTTGGTGTCCATCTTGCGGTCGAGCGCGTCGATGCGCTGTTTCAACACCGTCAGACCAAAGGCACCATCGGCCACCGCAAAGGCGCGCACCACGCGGGCGTCAGGTGTGCCGGACATTTCCTTCATGCGGGCGACGAACAAGGGACCTGCGAGATTGACGACGCGATTGGCGATCACATCTGTGATGATTTCGCGTTTCAGGCGATGGCGGGAAAGCTCATCCTTAAAGCGTTCGGCCACTTCCGGGGGGAAGTACGCAGGCAAAGCGCGGGCGAAATAAGGATCGTCCGGCAGATCGGAGGCGATCAGCTCCGCTTTCAGGTCGAGCTTGGCATAGGCGAGCAGCACGGCGATTTCTGGCCGCGTCAGGCCTTTGCCAGCCTGGGCCCGCCGGCGCAGTTCGGCGTCATCGGGCAGGAACTCCACCGCGCGATCGAGCCGCCCGCGCTTTTCAAGGTCACGCATATAGCGGCCATAAGCATCGATATCACGCGCGCCGCGGGCTTCGGCCACTGTGAGCGCCAGGGTCTGATCGTAATTATCCTTCAGCACCAGACGGGCAACTTCATCGGTCATTTCGGCGAGAAGCACATCGCGCTGCTCGGCGGTGATTTCTCCACGCCGCAGCGGCCCGCCCAGAAGGATTTTCAGATTGACCTCATGGTCGGAGGTGTCGACACCGGCTGAATTGTCGATGGCATCGGTGTTGATGCGTCCGCCGCGATGCGCATATTCGATACGCCCAAGCTGGGTGAAGCCGAGATTAGCGCCTTCGCCCACGACCTTCACCCGCAACTCTTGCCCGTTGATGCGGATAGCATCATTGGCGCGGTCGCCCGCTTCGCTATGGGTCTGGGTGGCAGCCTTGACGTAGGTGCCGATACCGCCGAGCCAGAGAAGATCGACCTCCGCTTTCAGAAGCGCCTTGATCACTTCGTTTGGCGTCGCCGTATCCTTCGAAAGTCCGGTGATGACTTTCATCTCGGGGGAAAGCGGCACTTCTTTCAGTGTGCGGGCGAATACGCCACCGCCTTGGCTGATGAGCGTCGTATCATAATCGGCCCAAGAGGACCGCGGTAGATCGAACAGGCGTTTGCGCTCCGCCCAGGCTTTGGCCGCATCGGGATTGGGATCGATGAAGATATGGCGGTGATCGAAAGCCGCCACCAGCCGCATGCATTTTGACAAAAGCGCGCCATTGCCGAAGACGTCGCCCGACATGTCGCCGACGCCAACCGCGGTGAAGGGCTCGCTCTGAACATCGCGGCCAAGCTCGCGGAAATGGCGTTTCACCGCTTCCCAGGCGCCGCGCGCGGTGATGCCCATCTTCTTATGGTCATAGCCATGGCTACCACCGGAAGCAAAGGCGTCGCCCAGCCAGAAGCCGCGTTCTTCGGCAATGCCATTGGCGATATCGGAAAAGGTTGCCGTGCCTTTGTCGGCAGCCACCACCAGATAAGGATCGTCTTCGTCGCGGCGCACTACCAACTCAGGCGGGACCACGCTGCCATCGGGATTGAGATTGTCGGTCACATCCAACAGCGCATGGATGAAGGTCTTGTAGGCCGCGATGCCCGTCGACATGGTTTCTTCGCGATTGGGGTTGGGCGGCATTTGCTTGGGATAGAAGCCGCCCTTGGAGCCTACCGGCACGATGCAGGCGTTCTTCACCTGTTGGGCTTTTACTAGGCCTAGGACTTCGGTGCGGAAGTCTTCCTTGCGGTCGCTCCAGCGCAGGCCGCCGCGCGCCACCTTGCCGAAGCGCAGATGCACGCCTTCGACTTGCGGCGAATAGACAAAGATTTCCACCAGCGGGCGCGGCTGCGGCAGCTCATCGAGCTTGGATGAGGCGAGCTTGATGGAGAGGTAGGGTTTGGGCCGCCCGTCGGCTCCACGCTGATAGAAGTTCGTGCGCAGGACATTGGCGATGACATTGAAG encodes:
- a CDS encoding PilZ domain-containing protein, with product MSAQAPVANSETDSVVARAKADRRRFRRVRVDLPGKLFIPATAQEYSCTVVDLSPGGASIACDVELMADTQIVLYANTFGRFEGLVVRKDGPRFGVRFLSTALKRERTAEQLTLYMNRSLLAEADLRRDDRTPTKGLTRFVRHDGQIVSCEVLDLSMSGISVKTDARPAVGEFILIGQLAGRVARHHENGIGIEFVGTANNSAERLRDKIAIAR
- a CDS encoding MmcQ/YjbR family DNA-binding protein translates to MRYAEIERFCLSLPATSSVVQWGGVHVFKVGGKMFALLSPMEERPQTLAFKVSDDSFHILTQQDGIAPAPYLAKSHWIQLDKLDLMGAKELKAYLTRAHGLIAAGLSKKKRAELGLAL
- a CDS encoding YkvA family protein; its protein translation is MANALSANEKTVTTGFWKKLLKVAGHIPFAEDLAAAYYCAFDPETPSRVRGMLLAALAYFVVPFDAIPDFIAGLGYTDDAAVLAGVIALVARHIRSEHRQKARAALGLPPLAE
- a CDS encoding NAD-glutamate dehydrogenase codes for the protein MARAASPTNQAFLSRCLEHAGDNDALKRFLEALTRNAASEDLERFQPEELVALAKQVLAKTEPREKESLVALIDPAEKDPVYKTKETVLVAINDDAPFLFDSLMAGVASQGHSVRAVFHPIMTIAGKPTSIIIIVLDLIVGVEYRDALIASAEQIFTQVRLAVRDWHPMQDRLADALDELKSAPSRAPAQEVSEAIAFLEWLADNHFTFLGCRDYRYDENGHAALAPIDGSGLGVLSDRSARVVRYTADDFTISASLKQFLLEPSPLIITKSNMKSLVHRRVAMDYIGVKRFDSEGRFIGERRFVGLFTAGAYNLTPRDIPLLRFKTESVMTRAGFPPGSHDGKSLAHIIDSFPRDELFQISQDELYTTARGMLRLNERPKLKLFLRFDRFERFAAAIVFVPRERYDGMVHEKLQAILARALGGEPMASEPSLSGSVLARIVYAISLDNGVPQNLDIAAIEEKMSLAVRTWEDGYLEELRARYGDIEGHQRFAGTISGISLRYRDAFGPEEGAEDIATLENLAKSGRKPAIEARVSQKKDESKQRLRIKLFGLGPALPLSVSLPVFENFGLNVIAEDAYPHYFEAGEAFMLDFVMERADQAVADVPAIKPLLEAAFHAVAAGQAESDGFNRLIIAAGLAWRDITILRAAAKFLRQAAIPFSQDYMEHALCRNPDIARMLVGLFHARLSPEHADAEIEKAFHDKIEAALHDVQSLDDDRILRRLFNVIANVLRTNFYQRGADGRPKPYLSIKLASSKLDELPQPRPLVEIFVYSPQVEGVHLRFGKVARGGLRWSDRKEDFRTEVLGLVKAQQVKNACIVPVGSKGGFYPKQMPPNPNREETMSTGIAAYKTFIHALLDVTDNLNPDGSVVPPELVVRRDEDDPYLVVAADKGTATFSDIANGIAEERGFWLGDAFASGGSHGYDHKKMGITARGAWEAVKRHFRELGRDVQSEPFTAVGVGDMSGDVFGNGALLSKCMRLVAAFDHRHIFIDPNPDAAKAWAERKRLFDLPRSSWADYDTTLISQGGGVFARTLKEVPLSPEMKVITGLSKDTATPNEVIKALLKAEVDLLWLGGIGTYVKAATQTHSEAGDRANDAIRINGQELRVKVVGEGANLGFTQLGRIEYAHRGGRINTDAIDNSAGVDTSDHEVNLKILLGGPLRRGEITAEQRDVLLAEMTDEVARLVLKDNYDQTLALTVAEARGARDIDAYGRYMRDLEKRGRLDRAVEFLPDDAELRRRAQAGKGLTRPEIAVLLAYAKLDLKAELIASDLPDDPYFARALPAYFPPEVAERFKDELSRHRLKREIITDVIANRVVNLAGPLFVARMKEMSGTPDARVVRAFAVADGAFGLTVLKQRIDALDRKMDTKLQTSMYVAITELLRRLGLWFITNLAPSADLAEAVTLYRGAAENLRGTFSTLVSPYEAEDTQARIAELEAGGAPHDVAEDAAVLSIIAGLPEIAVLANAQGLDLDLVAGAYFAIGKTVGLDKLRGKASRLTGGEHWDRLAIRRIVDDLFAGQRALAAAALKGMTEGKGRAAGVEAVARWAETHSEALARATSFLAALDSAGEATVARLTLAGSQIHELAAR